TGTGATTGCTAACTCTCATCCAAtctaggccgagtttagttccaaactttttcttcaaactttcaacttttccatcatatcaaaactttcctacacatacaaactttcaacttttccgtcacatcgatccaatttcaaccaaacttctaattttagcgtgaactgaACACACCCCTAGTCTCTGGACCTTCTGGCCAGATTCCACGTCCCATCCGCGCTCTGCTTTTCCACATAAACCTACATTTGCAGCCCCGATCATATTGTTTGTCCTGTATCGAATTTCGGCTCCTCTAGATGGTGGCGATCGTGatgaaaaataaatgcacaaAGTCAGAAGACATTATTCCAAACTCAGTGCATACCAACAATGCATAACTACGGTAAAATGCCTTAAAAAATCAGTGGAAATAAGAGAAGTCCATACCTCCCGAGATTACCTAGCCAATTATAGTCATCCATGGAGCTGGTGACAAGCTAGAAGCAAACTCTAAATGAACACACCAAATCAGTAGAAATGACAAATGGGGAAATCGATAGCTCAATAAAAAGGGGAAGCAAACCTAGCGAATGATCCATCCAGTGTCCGGCTGTATCGCCGGTTGCTGCAGGGAGGTCCGAGTAGCCATCCACCCCTTCCCCAATCTATGGTTTGCGAGAGGGGTGATGAGAGGGGTGGTGGCGCCGCTTTAGGCCTTATTCAGTTTAGAGGGGATTGAagaggattggaggggattgagggggaataattccacaccacaataggtgtggaataaatcccctccaatccctctctcacagggattaaccgaacaaggccttaagAGGCGGATGAGGGCGGGGAGCGATGGGTTGAGAGGACGGGACGGCAGGAGGCGAGGCTGCAGGCGGTGGGGTGGCTCGACTCCAGCGAGAGCGTGCTTCCGCCTTGGCAGGCGCTCAGTCAATGGGAATATGTGAGCGAGAATAACCTGGGACGGGatagagaggaaaaagaaaaagccaGGGGCAGTTTCATCacaatcaaacttaaaaaatagcaaCGTCTTTTCTATTAGCCGAAAATGATGAAAATGGCATTGTATCAAATTGTACTTGGTTGAGGATGGATGGTATTCTAGTGAAACCTATTTGAGTAATGGTATTCTATCGAAGCCAGTTTTATGCGACAgtagatatgcaattttctcatCTTGAGGCCTAGATCGTGGAATCACTCGAAATAGAGTGCTTGGCGAAATGATAGAAACATCTAAGAGCCCTTGTACATCCTCTATTAGAGCCATTCCCTCTACATGTATGTCAGCCTATGTTGCTACTTAGTTTCCAGGTGTCCCTCATTCTCAACATCTATAgtcaataaaaaagaaaagctaaattAACTGACAGATAAATTCTAGTAAGGAGCCCTCACAAGCAAAATGAACTTCTGGTTAAAGAGAATTTGGTTATATATATGGAGAGCCATATATAACAAGTACATATCATTTTGAACAAGAATCTAGGATGAGCATACACTCAGAGAGGAACATTTTGAacaatcagtctactaatttaTTATAGTATATTCCAATGCATATTGGTGGTCAAACATatagaaaacaaattatatcCATCCAAGGATAGAGGAACAAATGTATCAAATACATCATAATTGTGATCACCTGGCAATAATTGTGTCAATTTTCAGTGGGGATAGATATATCTGATTCCATTCTTGAATTGTCATAGTTGCCATTGGGAAGACGCTGGCAAGATCAATCTTTCCAGTAAGCTAGGCCTCTACAAAGCTTGCCATCTTCAAGAGCGTACTCAGGCCTAGGCGTAGTTAACTTACAGAGCTAGCCATCAAGAGCTTTCCAACACTAGCTATTTTTCTCGGCAGTGAGCTCGTACGTTCCAGCCGAATTCCTGGATCGAATAGCTAGAGATACAGTGGTTGGCGCTGTCGGCGAAGTCTCGATTAACCACTTGTGTCATGTCCTACCTAAGGGACATAAACACTGCCTGTAGAACGTTCTTTCCTGATTCCCCTCATTCTCAGCGTCTATCATGACTAGCTACAACGATCGAGACTCCGACGAAACGAATTGAAAAACTATCTGAAATTTTTTTGCTTCATTTCCGAGCAAATCAACTTGGGATCAAATCCTTCCCCCTAGTGGAATTGGATGTGAGTTAAAACATGGGAGTGATGGCTCGCGGAGGCTTAACAAATAGTACCAGCTAGTAAGCTGGTTATATGGACaatcacacacacatacatacatatatactctctccattgcgccgttgacttttttcaaTATGTTTggccgtttgtcttattcaaaaaatttaagtaattattaataatttttctatcatttgattgattgttaaatatacttttatgtatacatatagttttacatatttcacagaaGTTTTTgtataagacaaacggtcaaacatgtgctaaaaagtaaaagatgtcaaatatttagaaatggaggaagtatatagaGAGATACTATAGTACACATGGGATGTAGTATAATACAGCACACCTCCCCGacccaccccacccccacccccacacacacaccccaCGCACACCCCTGTCCTCTTCAATtgtagtaattgttttactaatAGTAATGTAGTtacttagagcatcaccaacagattaTCTATAATCTCTCCTTGAAAAATGTTTTTCGTtttctaaactgaaaatagtaaTTGAAAAAACTCCTCCTCCAACAGATAGCCTCAATTCAATCCCCAAAACTTAAAAGTTGACCCTTCTATTAAACTACCAAcggaaaattcatttttttctttcacgcaTAGAAAGCTATTTCCCACGTGCGGGAATGGAAAGAGAGAGGCGGGAGGGAGGAATCGGACGAAAGGAACTCCAAAACTCGGTTGGGAGAGTAGGGGTCTGTTGGAGCTATTTTTTGAGCTAAAATCCCTCAAAATCAGTTTTCGAAATTAGATATGTAGACTATTGGTGATAATCTAAGTGAACACATATTGGATTGGATGTCCAAGACCCACCCACCCCACGAACAGAAACGAACCACCGTTCAGTTTCCCCATTTTTCGGATCTGGAGATAGGCGATGACTGCGGAGCTCGGTGGAGCAGTTGAATGGCCATGACGGCGGCACCCTTGACCTGCGCCCTGCGAGTGGCAGCATCCAGGTAGCGGCTACAACGAGCGCCGGCGGTAGCCATGGTGCGGGAGGTGATGGTCAGGAAGCAGAGGAGGCAGCGATGGCGAGGAAGCTTCATTGggacctccacctcctcttcaCGGAGCTTCGTCATCGTCCTCCCCACTGACGGCGAGGATGGAGGACGTTGTGTATGGCGAGCAGTTGTGGGGAGCATCGGCGGCGCGGCTACTCCGAGCGGTGAAGGGGTTCTGGCGGTTCGGAGCCAGGCGGAGTTCCATCGCCACCGGCCGACCTCTCATCCCCATCCATTTTCTCCGGACTCTGCGCGACCGGACAACCTCATCCACCAGCCTCTCATTTTTTTACGAATCTTGGCCGTGGATGGCGAACCATAGTTGGGAGCATCGGCGGCGCGGCTACTTCGGCAGAGGTGGAGGGGATCCGGCGGTTCAGCCAGGCGGCGAGGTGAGGAGCCCCGGGCTTGTCCGTGCGCGGCGCTCGTTGGTCGCCGCCGTCTCTGCGCGGCTGGTCGACCTCATCCGCTACCGGTGGCGTGTTGATGGAAAGGCTCCTccgaccaccgcctcctccttcaGTCGCGCCTTGCGGCCCGCATGATGTCCTTGTCTGATTTCTTTTTGTTGGAACACGGTCCTCTCCCTGTGGTCTGTGATTTTTGGACTTGAGATTATATCCTTATTTTGCAAGTTTCTCTCTTTTCGATTGGATAGCAGTTTTCTAAGTTCTGTTGTTCAAAGGAGCACATGGATCGATTTCTTCTGAACTTCTGACTAGATATGTTTTTGATAGAACAGACTTCTTCAGCCTGAGGTCTGAATTTTACTGATGTTGTTAACCAATTCTTGCATACGTCAGCAGCTGCAGTGTGCACTCTTGCTGGTGGAGGCACAACTCGATGGCAAGGTGGTTGGTAGTTGGTCTGCTGAAGATGTACATGTTCAGAATTTTTTGGTTGCTCATTCAGatctgaattttatttttaatcgtGAATTTGTTTGTGTTCAGGAAACTAGAAAAGGAGGACAAGAGAAGATTATGCCAGTGGTTGTGGCGCCACTGGAATGCCATCCTGGTCATCATCCTCGACATGGCCATCGTcaaagctcgtcgccggcggccaaccTTCACCCCTAGCAAGAATTGGATAAACAATGATGGGAGTAGTAGTGCTAGACCATGAGCTGGTGGATTGATTTTCTTGTGCTTGATAAACTGTGTCTGTTGCCGGCCATATCCATCATTGTTGGTGATGTTGTAATTTCTTATTTGTTTCTGTGCAATCCACCAATGTTTCGCATTGCGTGTGTGATCAGACAgttgttatactccctccgtccaaaaaaaaaaaggcaaactctaggttttcgtgtccaactttgactgtccgtcttatatgaaatttttttataattcgtattttcattgttgttagatgataaaacataattaatattttatgcacgacttgtctttttaattttttttttataatttttttcaaataagacggacggtcaaacgttggacacggaaaccagggtttgtatTTTTTGGACGGGGGGAGTAATACTAAGTTGTAACATACTAGATTTTTCAGGGTAAAATTTTTGCGAAAATATCTAAAGTCGATGTTCTTCGTTCTTTCGAATTGGAGCCTCCCAATCcttatatttcttttgttcCCTCTAAGTTTCCGACTCCCATATAACCTTGTTTAGTTTCCCTCTCCAAACAAAATCCGAGATATCCCAAAGAAAATTCCCAAAATCATCAGAAGAGCTTGTGTTTATTTTAAGTTAAACCGGAGTCATCATGCAAATGTTCTAAGATCCCAAATCCTATCAATTCCTATTAAAAATATCCTACCAAAATTCTATGCAAAAATCTCTCCAAAAATTTAAATAGATCACTGTGTTTCTTCTCGGACCGAGGTCCTTGCATTCCAGCCCATATTCCGGATTTCTTTTTGCCGTGTCACTCTCTGTGTTGGGCTGTTCTAGCCCATGTCCTGGCCCAGCCGAGGAAGCCACCCCAGCCAAGCCGCTGCTCGCTTCGTTCGCTCTAGCCGCCGCTCGTGCCGCCCTGTGTCCTGCTCGTGTCCGCACGCGCTAGCCGCGTGCCGCCTTGCACCTGCCTACGCTGCTCCTTGTGCCACCCTGAGCCCAACTCATGACCGCCTTGTGCAGCCTCGTGCCGCCTCGCGCCAACCACGCGCCGATCTCCAATGGCCGTCGTGCCGTGCGGCTCCGAAACAGCCACGCAGCTGCTCGTAGCCATCCCTCCTTTGTTTTCCCTCTTCCTCCAGTCATTATCTCCTTCAAAGTGATTGAGCCGAAGTTCGCTATTCCTCTGGAGACATCAAGAGCTATTGAGCTAATCTCGTTTTCATCCCAAAACTTCTCCTGCCAGAGCCAAGTCCGGCTGTGCAGCCGTTTCGCCGGCGTCGATCTCTGCCACCGCACCACGGCACCGCAGGAACACCTCTCATCGGTGAGAATTCTCCCTAACCTTTGTCCCCTTCTTTCCTTGCTTCTATCGGGTTCCTATCGTGCTTCTGTCCACCACCATGGCTGCCACCGAGGTCGGCATGGCCGACGCTTCATCTCTATCAACTAACCACAAAAATGGAACCTTCTCATCCGAGAACACGTTTTGACGCGCTCACTCGCCCGCGTTCGTTACCGGGGCTGCCACTTCCATGCCCGATGTCACCATAGCTCCAAATCTAGAACTTGCGTTCTGGCTAGCTTTGTTGTCTTCCAGCCCAGCGTCCATGTCCTGTGGGGGTGTCAGCCTGTGGAACACGTCATGCTATCGTATCCGTCGCCGTTCCCTCACTGGAGCTCTAGAGCTTTTCCTCTACCTCTGTTACTCACGTGAAAAGCCAcgggaagaagatgaacagtgccaCTGTTTCTTACTGGTTGAACCCAACCAATCCCATCAAGACCACCTAAATAGTGCCTAACCACAATAAACCAGTCCAAACAATTCCATTAGGATGTTTTTCTCATGTTCGAGCTCTAAAACACCAAATCAATTTCAGTTTTCACCTCTATCATCTATAGCATTAATTCCAAATTGCAACCACTACTACACATACCATGAATCATAACCAATAAATCTTTTGTCATCCAAATCAAGTTAACTcttgatttatcattttcttttgttctggCTCCGATTcacaatatttattttatcgtttatttttagtatttttattataggCTTATTTGGTCGTTTCTTCGTGTGCGTACGTTAGATCGCATTGAGGATCCCACCGGACTCGCAGGAACTGAAGTGGATCTAAAAGGCTACGCTGAAGCTTCGGAAGGCCACGTTCCGCAAGGCAAGCCACAGTTTCAATTTTTGATCATATTGATACCTAGTAGAGAATCACTTAGTTATTTTCTGCATTgagtatttataaaattattttgcatATGAGTTATTTTTGAATAAACTTGTTAGTTTAGTTATTACCCATTATTACATTGTTATTATTGGCCAAATCCATGGATTGTTATCACGTCCTTTTATAATCTAGGTGTAGATTTATATACTTCACAATAATATTCTAGTGGATAAGACTACAAAATGTCTATACTCATGTACATGGTTTACCCGTCGTTACGTGGTGGCGTGTCGGGTGatataaaatatgttatttgatATGAGTTACTCGCCTGGAGTGATATGGAAGATTAATTCCGGGTGAAGATGAGGCCGTGCATATTGTTATAATTATTTTGTGGAAAGTGTATATTTACACTTGAAGTATGCACGAGCCTgtgctagttttggtggtttttcCCGGATATAAGGACTACCCCTTATGCCATGGAAAATGATGTAATTTGCGCCCATCCACAGAACTGAGTAAACAGACTTAGCCTAGTATATTGTCCCACTATATGAAAGACTGTAGGGTGGCTCTATGAGCAGGTTTGGGGTGGACATGTGGAAGGGGCTTCGGCCAGGTTGACATGATCCGCAACGGTGGAACCCGTGAAAGCAGCGACCGTCTAGCCTTGCTTAGGCCCAGCAAGTGCCTGACTGCTAGGACGGATCAATATCCCACTGggcagtaactagtagtaagtggGACTCTCGAACGGCTATATTGTCCTCAGCCTAGCGAGCTGTTGACATCAGGTGGGTAAGGCTGGACAGTCTCTGCAGAGATGAGTCTTAAATCATTCGAATGTGCCGTGCTTCCGGTTAAGAAGCTATTCATTGGGTGATTCTTATTTATCATGGTATGAGtagattttaaattaaaatatggaatatgatgaagatgatgatgaatgGTGATTAATATTGCTACCGTTTTAAAATGATGATTTACAATTGTTTGCGAATAAAATGTCTGATAAAGTAGGGAAAAACTATTTATAATAGGCTTGTTATGAAACCTCCTTGATGAACTATATTCTTTGTACGCCTTGCACATAttctatttgtattattatgGATGTGGCTTGCTGATACCTCGGTACTCACCTCTTGCATAAAATGTGGTTCAGATGATCAGTTCTTCCCTGAGGAGGCGCAGGAAGGGGAAGAATTCTATGGTACTTCTAGGTCGATCTGCTCTCAGGCGTTGCCTGTGGTGTTTTTATCCTATTTTGTGTATGGGTCTTCTGTTTGTAGAGAGTGTGTTTGGCCTGTCAGCCCCTAAAACCTGTCTTAGTTATCTTTTATGTAATAATTTCTGTAAAAACTTGGGTATATGTACCGAAAGCTGTTTTGTATATCAATCTGTGCGCGATCGAAATCCTGGACGGTCGCAGGTGGTTTCGGGATACCATACTCAAACCGGGTATCCCCACATAAATCTTGCTCAAACATTTCCTAGATGTTCATAAATCTTTTGCTCCTGCGGTCTAGGAGTAATTTATTTACGGTAAGAAAAAGTCtaagagtaatttatttactcaaTGAAGGTGCGTGAAGAAAATCACAAAGTATTACTTAGAGAAGACTGGAGTAATATTTGTTGCTATGTCAAAAGCTTTTACTTCCAACTTgagagtaatttatttactgatgATAGAAGACGAGTAAAAACTTACAACCTTGTGGATTCCGATAGGTCAGATGGTTTTGTGGGGGGCATATTatgaatagtaatttatttactaattgATATCACAAATACTTATAGTAATTGTCTTACTCAATCCCACCTTTCATGGTTCCACGAGATGTACCTGTGATACTGGGTGGTTTTGATTACAAGAATAGTAACTGGGTGGTTTCGATTACGAGAATAGTAACTCGATTACTCACCGAAACTAAACATATTGATAGTAAATGAATTACTAAAATCACATATATCACTGTTGGTGGCTGGGCTAGAAAAATGTGCGGGATGGATACATCATTTAATTTTTACGTATAGTAAATATGTTACTTATAGTATATTTTGCTACAAACAATCATTTAGTTATTACTTTACTGTACGTTATTTTTAAAAGGTGCGGGGTGAGGGGTGTGGGGTGGGTAGGTGGGGGTGGACTGTATGTGAGGGGAGTGTTTTAGTTATAAAAGTTGACTCTATACCGAgtacaatttatttattttgaatttttgaactatGGAATTAACAAAATTACTCAATTGAGACTCAGTTACGAGAAAAAATAGGCAGTGATTAAATCAAGAAAATAAAACTATTAAATCATGGAAAATCTAGAATTGGGACTCCAAAACCAAGTATACCATGATATTTATTAGTTAAGAATTTCGGAAGTAATCTAGAAAAGCACTCTAATCAAGACTTCAAAATAAGTACATCCTTTTTGTATGAAACCAAGCGCATCCTGATACttttcaaataataataatatagtcCGTGCAACGCACGAGTCGACGGCTAGttcctctaatttattagagttcCACATGGCGGCATATATAGGAGCGTATGTAAAGTGTCACGTGGTGGTTTGGAAGTGTTTTTAGGAAGTTTATTGAACttatagtatataatagatagatgataGCTTTTGTTGAACCCAATCAATTACATCAAGCTGATACAATTTTCTTGAAAACATTTCCGGCCTCTGCATATCTAGGATGCACACAGCCCAGCACAAAAAACAcactaaaaaagaaacaaagaataaCATTAAGTATTGATCGGCCATCAATCCAAAGAATAAATCATCATCCATGAATAATTCCTTCCTTGGACCATCGCCTCCGACCGAACCATCTGGCCAGCCCCTTCATACATCACAGACCACAAATACAggaacatacatacatacatacatacacacatacatacacacatacgGGGTCAGGTGCCAGCAAATCCAAGAAACCAGAAGTCCCTAGTGCCACAAGAAATACACGGTCAGGTGAGTTTCTGGGAAGCCCTTGATCATTAATTGTCATGTACTACTAAACTACTAATTACCTTGAATGATGTTCAGTGCTCGTTGTTGGAATTGGGGATGTCTTCTTCTTGCTCCATCGCGTGGCCTTCCTCCGATCCTTCTGAAACCATATCTTCCTCCTCTTGTAGCCTGCTGAAACGTAGTGCGTACCAGTTGGGAAGTAGGGTGGTTTCATCCTTGATGGCAGCCTGaagcacctccacctcctcatcCGTCGCCCCACGACAGTCGATAGTGAAATTGAGGTACTTAAGGGCAGAGAGGTTTCGGATGGTAAGGTCTTGATAGCCACATGCAGATTGCGCAGAATGTGCCTTGATCCTCAAAAAGATGGTTTCGAGCTTTGGCATGGCTCCTTCATGGAACATGACACCGATGGCCAAATTTTTCAAGTCGAGAATCTTCAGGCATCCAAATTTATTGCTGTATATACTAAGCCTTTCCGTGGTGTCATCTGCTTCATCAGACTGTAATTCCAGAGCTAGCAATGCAGGCAAGTCCCCAAGGATCTGGAGGGTTTCTTGCGTCACTTGGTGGACCAAAATAGACAGGTTGGTTAGGCTGGCCAGCGATGCCATCCTCTCTGGAATCCCGTGGAGACAGCAAGGGGCGATGTGTAATTGCTGCAGGATATGGGAGGGCGAGGACAGAAAATCTAAAGATATGTGTGCTAAATTACACTGCTTCCAGCTCCTCGTTTTCGTATCTGTAATACGCAGGTATAAATTCTGCTGGGAATCTAAAGATATACGTCCAGTAATATGAGGCTTCACCCCAATTCTCAAATCCATAAGATTGGAAGAACTGAGTTTCCGCAGCGATAAAGCTAAGGCATCAACGTACATTGACTCATGATCGTGCTTGTCTGGAATAGACCAAATTAGGCAAAGTCTTCTCAGTTTAGTCAACCTTCCCAGCTCGTGTAGAGAATTCACCGAGCTCTCCTCATCCACTAATATTCCTGACAGTTCCTCTAGAGCTTTCATGTTCCCGATACCATCCGGCAGTCTTTCACAATTAGCGGACAAACATTTCAATTGATGCAGTTTCACGATACTTGCAGGCAGGTTCATCAGACCAAGATGATTAAATATATCACATAGATCCAATGTTTCCAAAAACTTCAGTTCCTCTATTTGTTCTGGAAGATGTGCAGGCACTGCAATCCGTAGGTACCGTAATTGAGGTACCTTCCCAATATTGCAAGAAGTAATGAGTTTCTTATTACCGCCCTCTATATTGAGCACTCTGAGAGCATGGAAGTCAGGAATAGGAGGCATGCCTGTTGGATATCCGAATATACCAAGTGATCTAACGTTTGGAGTTAACAAAGAAAACATTGACATCACATTTTCTTTGTCACGGACGTCAAGTAAGAATCGGCGAACATTCTCTTGGGACTCTGACACATTTGAATCAACAACAGTAATAAAGTTGTCTTCAACTGCCTTGGATACAATGAGATCAAGGACAATATCATGCACACGGCAAGTCATTGCTCGACCATCAATTCCGATAACCACAGGCTGGAttaaacttctgtttataagTTCATATAAATAAGATTCCCCTTCATCCATTAAGTTTCTCCCACAATTTACCTTGATGAACCCTTCTGCTCTCCACCTCCTTACCAACTGCTGCACATTGATCTCATAATCTTCTGGATACATGCTTAAATATAACAAGCATGTCTTTAAATGATTAGGAAGGTCACTATAGCTAAGGGATAATATCCTTTTCATTTTATCAATGTCGCATTTTTTGTCGAGTCCCATACCAATTGAATTCCTAATATTCAGCCACTCAtccttatttttttgttttactgcCAATAAACTAGAAATTGTAATTAATGCAAGTGGAAGACCACCACACTTCttaatgatttcaactgaaacaTCCTTAAGGTGAATCGGGCACTGGTCTTTGGAGCCAAAAATTCTTCTAAAGAACAAGTCTTCTGAATCAGGTTCATTCAGTGGCCTTATCTCACAAACTGTATCACGGTCAGGATGGCAACATCTTTTTGCAACATCGACCTTTCTTGTTGTCAACAGAATCCTGCTACAAGTATTCTTAAATAGAAGCATGAGTTAAATAACAAAC
The nucleotide sequence above comes from Oryza glaberrima chromosome 11, OglaRS2, whole genome shotgun sequence. Encoded proteins:
- the LOC127755827 gene encoding disease resistance protein RGA5-like; amino-acid sequence: MEGIMVSAATGVMNSVLAKLTTLLGEEYKLQKRVKPGIKYLKDELSSMNALLEKLANMDNLDQQAKDWRNQVREMAYDIEDCIDQYILQLQDEPNKPAGFKGFFRKMVVKVKKLGACRDIYQQIQELKTRIDEVSQRRYRYKLDAVVDAISSTSRVETIDPRLPARYAEPSSLVGIDGPTEELIKLLDDGKQSMKVVSIVGLGGLGKTTLANRVYERLGQQFDCKAFVSVSQKPDAKKIFQSLLSQIKGPVDETREMDWLIHELRDFLKDKRYAICFNCIPKGILMLLFKNTCSRILLTTRKVDVAKRCCHPDRDTVCEIRPLNEPDSEDLFFRRIFGSKDQCPIHLKDVSVEIIKKCGGLPLALITISSLLAVKQKNKDEWLNIRNSIGMGLDKKCDIDKMKRILSLSYSDLPNHLKTCLLYLSMYPEDYEINVQQLVRRWRAEGFIKVNCGRNLMDEGESYLYELINRSLIQPVVIGIDGRAMTCRVHDIVLDLIVSKAVEDNFITVVDSNVSESQENVRRFLLDVRDKENVMSMFSLLTPNVRSLGIFGYPTGMPPIPDFHALRVLNIEGGNKKLITSCNIGKVPQLRYLRIAVPAHLPEQIEELKFLETLDLCDIFNHLGLMNLPASIVKLHQLKCLSANCERLPDGIGNMKALEELSGILVDEESSVNSLHELGRLTKLRRLCLIWSIPDKHDHESMYVDALALSLRKLSSSNLMDLRIGVKPHITGRISLDSQQNLYLRITDTKTRSWKQCNLAHISLDFLSSPSHILQQLHIAPCCLHGIPERMASLASLTNLSILVHQVTQETLQILGDLPALLALELQSDEADDTTERLSIYSNKFGCLKILDLKNLAIGVMFHEGAMPKLETIFLRIKAHSAQSACGYQDLTIRNLSALKYLNFTIDCRGATDEEVEVLQAAIKDETTLLPNWYALRFSRLQEEEDMVSEGSEEGHAMEQEEDIPNSNNEH